The Physeter macrocephalus isolate SW-GA chromosome 13, ASM283717v5, whole genome shotgun sequence genome window below encodes:
- the F7 gene encoding coagulation factor VII, with protein sequence MVPRPRGLALLCLLLGLRGSLEAVFVSQEQAHSVLHRPRRANWLLEELRPGSLERECREELCSFEEAREIFQSQERTNQFWISYNDGDQCASTPCQNGGSCEDQLQTYLCFCLDGFEGRNCEADKKSQLTCPNDNGGCEQYCRNDAGAGRTCWCHEGYALQADGLSCKPTVEYPCGKLPVLEKRNDSNPQGRIVGGHVCPKGECPWQAMLKLNGALLCGGSLLDTVWVVSAAHCFDRLGSRSNLTVVLGEHDLSQDEGDEQERQVAQVIIPDKYVRGKTDHDLALLRLAQPVALGDLVVPLCLPERAFAERTLAFVRFSAVSGWGQLLERGATALRLMAVRVPRLLSQDCQQQSRRRPGGPVVTDNMFCAGYADGSKDACKGDSGGPHATRFQGTWYLTGIVSWGEGCAAAGHFGVYTRVSQYTAWLRRLMGSPPPSGGLVRAPLLP encoded by the exons ATGGTTCCTCGGCCCCGGGGGCTGGCCCTCCTCTGCCTTCTGCTTGGCCTGCGGGGGTCCCTGGAGGCAG TCTTTGTCTCCCAGGAGCAAGCCCACAGCGTCCTGCACAGGCCCCGGCGCGCCAACTGGTTGCTGGAGGAACTGAGGCCGGGTTCCCTGGAGCGCGAGTGCAGGGAGGAGCTCTGCTCCTTCGAGGAGGCCCGGGAGATCTTCCAGAGCCAGGAGAGGACG AATCAGTTCTGGATCTCTTACAACG ACGGGGACCAGTGCGCCTCCACGCCCTGCCAGAACGGGGGCTCCTGCGAGGACCAGCTGCAGACCTACCTCTGCTTCTGCCTGGACGGCTTCGAGGGCCGGAACTGTGAGGCCG ACAAGAAGAGCCAGCTGACCTGCCCGAATGACAACGGGGGCTGTGAGCAGTACTGCAGGAATGACGCGGGGGCTGGGCGCACCTGCTGGTGCCACGAGGGGTACGCGCTCCAGGCGGACGGGCTCTCCTGCAAGCCCACAG TTGAATATCCGTGCGGAAAACTGCCTGTTCTGGAAAAAAGAAACGACAGCAACCCCCAAGGCCGAATCGTGGGTGGTCACGTCTGCCCCAAAGGGGAGTGTCCCTGGCAG GCCATGCTGAAGCTGAATGGGGCGCTGCTGTGCGGGGGCTCCCTGCTCGACACCGTCTGGGTGGTCTCCGCAGCCCACTGTTTCGACAGACTCGGAAGCCGGAGCAACCTGACAGTGGTGCTGG GCGAGCACGACCTCAGCCAGGACGAGGGTGACGAGCAGGAACGGCAGGTGGCTCAGGTCATCATCCCCGACAAGTACGTCCGGGGCAAGACGGACCACGACCTGGCCCTGCTCCGCCTGGCGCAGCCCGTGGCCCTCGGCGACCTCGTGGTGCCCCTCTGCCTGCCCGAGCGGGCCTTCGCGGAGCGGACGCTGGCCTTCGTGCGCTTCTCGGCCGTCAGCGGCTGGGGCCAGCTCCTGGAGCGCGGCGCCACGGCGCTCCGGCTCATGGCCGTGCGCGTGCCCCGGCTCCTGAGCCAGGACTGCCAGCAGCAGTCGCGCCGGAGGCCCGGCGGCCCCGTCGTCACCGACAACATGTTCTGCGCCGGCTACGCGGACGGCAGCAAGGACGCCTGCAAGGGCGACAGCGGGGGCCCGCACGCCACCCGCTTCCAGGGCACCTGGTACCTGACGGGCATCGTCAGCTGGGGCGAGGGCTGCGCGGCCGCCGGCCACTTCGGCGTCTACACCCGGGTCTCCCAGTACACGGCCTGGCTCCGCCGTCTCATGGGCTCCCCGCCGCCCTCAGGGGGCCTCGTCCGGGCCCCGCTGCTGCCCTAG